The Urbifossiella limnaea genome has a window encoding:
- a CDS encoding ISAzo13-like element transposase-related protein, whose product MGDFSRGGEGRAAEGVRALNHDMSPEAVLVPFGVLELNRGAVPIHQPWFLFGRSRETSDFLADGLDLWWQERKAVHPGVTRLHVELDNGPEIGSSRTQFLNRMVGFVDRHRVAVELVYLPPCHSKYNPIERCWGILERHWNGALLSSVADVLRWAGTMTWRGLRPIIRETTAVYERGVRLTKAAFRPIAARLTRSRTLPKWSLTIQPKGLGR is encoded by the coding sequence GTGGGTGACTTCTCCCGCGGTGGTGAGGGCCGGGCGGCGGAGGGGGTGAGGGCGCTCAATCACGACATGTCCCCCGAGGCGGTGCTGGTGCCGTTCGGGGTGCTGGAGTTGAACCGCGGGGCGGTGCCGATCCACCAGCCGTGGTTCCTGTTCGGCCGCTCGCGAGAGACGAGCGACTTCCTGGCCGACGGCCTCGACCTCTGGTGGCAGGAGCGGAAGGCGGTCCACCCCGGCGTCACACGCCTGCACGTGGAGTTGGACAACGGCCCCGAGATCGGCAGTTCGCGGACCCAGTTCCTGAACCGGATGGTGGGGTTCGTGGACCGGCACCGGGTGGCGGTGGAGTTGGTGTACCTGCCGCCGTGTCACAGCAAGTACAACCCGATCGAGCGGTGCTGGGGGATCCTGGAGCGGCACTGGAATGGGGCGTTGCTGTCGTCGGTGGCCGACGTGCTGCGGTGGGCGGGGACGATGACGTGGCGGGGGCTCCGGCCGATCATCCGGGAGACGACGGCCGTGTACGAGCGGGGCGTGCGGCTGACCAAGGCGGCCTTTCGTCCCATCGCCGCACGACTGACCCGCTCACGCACACTACCCAAGTGGAGCCTCACCATCCAACCCAAAGGACTGGGAAGGTAA